Proteins co-encoded in one Malus sylvestris chromosome 9, drMalSylv7.2, whole genome shotgun sequence genomic window:
- the LOC126634268 gene encoding auxin-responsive protein SAUR78, with amino-acid sequence MAKAGKLTKLKSAIKRWPSFTKLTRTTSSIAAATSDDQSDHVSKGSKELHAVYVGKSRRRYLVSSEVVEHPVIQELVDTSSGEVVVACEVVLFEHLLWMLENAETQLGSMDELVEFYTC; translated from the coding sequence ATGGCAAAAGCCGGGAAGCTAACGAAGCTCAAGTCAGCAATAAAGAGATGGCCTTCGTTCACCAAGCTCACTCGCACCACAAGCTCCATTGCTGCAGCCACAAGTGATGACCAATCAGATCATGTCAGCAAGGGCTCCAAGGAGCTTCATGCTGTGTATGTAGGCAAGTCAAGGAGAAGATACCTGGTCAGCTCGGAAGTCGTTGAACACCCCGTCATTCAGGAGCTGGTGGACACGTCATCCGGCGAGGTTGTGgtggcttgtgaggtggtgctgTTTGAGCACTTGTTGTGGATGCTTGAGAATGCAGAGACTCAGTTGGGGTCCATGGACGAGCTAGTTGAGTTCTACACTTGCTGA